A section of the Pediococcus inopinatus genome encodes:
- a CDS encoding inositol monophosphatase family protein: MKKVQETDRVIRGWLEEVRMDVLKEMQDPLAISEKSSRKDLVTNIDKSNEKKLVNFIRQFDPEARILGEEGSGDVVQDMKGHVWIIDPLDGTLNFVKQRDNFAIMIALYIDGKGILGYIMDVMHDIIYGGGPEIGVFTDTQKLRTPDNLTLREGLLGVSGPMLVHDRYHLQAIDEASSGVRIIGSAGIEFIQVLTGKQNGYISHLMPWDFAAGKILSETLELSVTKVDGTPVDMLSSNDVLVSTRNTQKDIINMIR; the protein is encoded by the coding sequence ATGAAAAAAGTACAAGAGACCGACCGGGTCATTCGTGGTTGGCTTGAAGAGGTTCGGATGGATGTATTAAAGGAGATGCAAGATCCGTTAGCCATTTCTGAAAAATCAAGCCGTAAGGACTTAGTGACAAATATTGATAAGAGCAATGAAAAAAAGTTGGTGAACTTTATTCGCCAGTTTGATCCAGAAGCGCGAATCTTAGGCGAAGAGGGCTCAGGCGATGTGGTTCAAGACATGAAGGGGCACGTGTGGATAATTGATCCCCTGGATGGCACCCTGAATTTTGTCAAACAGCGCGATAATTTCGCCATTATGATTGCTTTGTATATTGACGGCAAGGGGATCTTGGGCTACATTATGGATGTGATGCATGACATTATTTATGGTGGGGGACCAGAAATCGGCGTGTTTACCGATACCCAAAAATTGAGAACTCCGGATAATCTTACTTTACGAGAAGGTTTGTTAGGGGTAAGCGGTCCAATGCTGGTTCATGATCGTTATCATTTGCAGGCCATCGATGAGGCTAGTTCCGGTGTGAGAATTATCGGAAGTGCCGGAATCGAATTTATTCAGGTATTGACTGGAAAGCAAAACGGTTACATTTCCCATTTGATGCCATGGGATTTTGCAGCTGGAAAAATATTGAGCGAAACGCTTGAACTTTCGGTAACAAAGGTTGACGGCACACCGGTTGATATGCTATCATCAAATGATGTATTAGTATCAACCAGAAATACACAAAAAGATATAATCAATATGATTAGGTAG
- a CDS encoding UPF0223 family protein, whose amino-acid sequence MSENYAYPLEPEWQIEEITTVVTLYTAVETAYLNGIDRQLLLDQYHDFKKVVKSKSEEKQLTKKFLESSGFDIYVAIKTAQTSNKKRVGPLTNR is encoded by the coding sequence ATGAGCGAAAATTATGCGTACCCATTAGAGCCAGAATGGCAGATCGAAGAAATAACTACGGTTGTGACGTTGTATACGGCCGTTGAAACAGCCTACTTAAATGGGATTGATCGGCAGCTTTTACTCGATCAATATCATGATTTTAAAAAAGTCGTGAAAAGTAAATCTGAAGAAAAACAATTAACCAAGAAATTTTTGGAATCTTCAGGGTTTGACATTTATGTAGCCATCAAAACAGCACAAACTTCCAACAAAAAAAGGGTTGGACCATTAACAAATAGGTGA
- the def gene encoding peptide deformylase, with translation MIKMNDITRDGNPVLRKRAEKATFPLSADHKELGNKMMEYLINSQDPEIAEKYKLRAGVGLAAPQVGVSLQMAAVLVPGAKDKPPLFKEILVNPVIVSESVQIAALEEGEGCLSVDKEIPGYVPRHDRITIKYQTVDGENKKIRLKDYPAIVCQHEIDHLKGTLFYDHINQKEPLKIDDDAVLIG, from the coding sequence GTGATTAAAATGAATGATATTACCCGCGATGGGAATCCCGTTTTACGTAAACGGGCTGAAAAAGCTACTTTTCCGCTCTCTGCGGATCACAAAGAACTTGGCAACAAAATGATGGAATATTTGATTAATAGTCAAGATCCAGAAATTGCCGAAAAATATAAACTACGAGCTGGCGTTGGACTGGCGGCACCTCAAGTTGGTGTTTCCTTGCAAATGGCCGCCGTTCTTGTACCAGGTGCCAAGGATAAGCCTCCTTTGTTCAAAGAGATTCTTGTTAATCCAGTAATCGTTAGTGAATCTGTCCAGATTGCTGCTTTGGAAGAAGGAGAAGGTTGCCTGTCTGTAGATAAAGAAATTCCCGGATACGTGCCTAGACACGATCGCATCACCATTAAATACCAAACAGTCGATGGTGAAAATAAAAAGATCCGCTTAAAAGATTATCCAGCCATTGTTTGTCAACACGAAATTGATCATTTAAAAGGCACCCTTTTCTACGATCACATCAATCAAAAAGAACCACTTAAAATTGATGATGATGCTGTCCTGATCGGTTAA